Proteins from a genomic interval of Solea solea chromosome 10, fSolSol10.1, whole genome shotgun sequence:
- the LOC131466481 gene encoding protein CutA homolog: MRIGLPSAETLHGGSLKTLVLTALLSVFMFQLLRTVGLRAFSMASETYMSGTLSAAFVTCPNDTVAKDLARGIVERKLAACVNIIPAITSIYEWQGKIEEDSEVLLMIKTRSSKVSALAEYVRSNHPYEVAEVISLPIEQGNPPYLKWVGEVVPE; this comes from the exons ATGCGCATTGGACTGCCCAGTGCAGAGACACTGCACGGTGGATCCTTAAAAACTTTAGTTTTG ACGGCGCTCctgagtgtgtttatgttccAGCTGCTGAGGACTGTTGGATTGAGGGCGTTCTCCATGGCATCTGAGACGTACATGTCGGGCACTCTCTCTGCCGCCTTTGTGACCTGTCCTAACGACACAGTTGCTAAGGACTTGGCCAG GGGGATCGTGGAACGGAAACTGGCCGCGTGCGTCAACATCATCCCAGCAATCACGTCTAT ATATGAATGGCAGGGGAAGATTGAGGAGGACAGTGAGGTGCTGCTG atgattaaaacaagaagCTCCAAGGTGTCCGCTCTGGCTGAATATGTGCG CTCTAATCATCCCTATGAAGTGGCCGAGGTCATCAGCCTGCCCATCGAACAGGGCAACCCTCCCTACCTCAAGTGGGTGGGCGAGGTCGTACCCGAGTAA
- the si:zfos-169g10.2 gene encoding somatostatin receptor type 5 codes for MEIIQATQVSLLSQETPTAMWSNNSVPPYSHFLLLSTPSDPLFSLSPTDGAFLFNTCQNCTEPESLPGLAGIFIPLIYGIVCVVGLLGNTLVIHVVVNYTRNESVTNIYILNLAIADELFMLGLPFLAVQNALLSWPFGSLMCRVVMTVDAINQFTSIFCLTVMSVDRYLAVVHPIRSSWWRRPHVAKAISATVWAVSIVVVLPVVVFADVLKDDGNCSIVWPEPAEVWKTSFIVYTCTVGFFCPLLVICLCYLLIVIKVRSVGKRAQATSSRRRKSERKITRMVVVVVAVFVLCWLPFYALNIVNLLVVLPGDFRGLYFFVVVLSYANSCANPILYGFLSDNFKRGFRKALCRNSRRVKNNDRAGTEVQRPTEEWGGVVLQTLRSQDVSNENRGDCGGKDAGEEMRARETKEICKKSEDGRHSEVTESSRTLAVQRNKSEPEDPGQIAQHAEMTETTTATVGKIRNSRSEPEDLLDKNSVLEISYL; via the exons ATGGAGATCATCCAAGCCACCCAGGTTTCCTTGCTGTCTCAGGAAACCCCTACAGCTATGTGGAGTAACAACTCAGTTCCGCCTTACTCCCACTTCCTGCTCCTCTCCACTCCCTCGGATCCGCTCTTCAGCTTAAGCCCAACTGATGGCGCGTTTCTTTTTAACACCTGTCAGAACTGCACCGAACCTGAATCCCTTCCAGGTTTGGCCGGAATCTTCATCCCCCTCATCTACGGGATAGTATGTGTTGTTGGGCTGTTGGGAAACACTCTGGTCATCCATGTTGTTGTCAACTACACCAGGAATGAATCAGTCACCAACATCTACATTCTCAATTTAGCCATTGCTGATGAGCTATTTATGCTGGGTCTGCCCTTCTTGGCCGTGCAGAATGCTCTGCTGTCCTGGCCCTTCGGCTCTCTAATGTGCCGAGTCGTCATGACAGTGGATGCCATCAACCAGTTCACCAGCATCTTCTGCCTCACTGTAATGTCAGTCGACCGCTACCTGGCAGTGGTGCACCCCATTCGCTCCTCCTGGTGGCGGCGCCCTCATGTGGCCAAGGCTATCAGTGCCACTGTTTGGGCAGTGTCCATCGTGGTGGTGCTGCCGGTGGTGGTATTCGCCGACGTGCTGAAGGATGATGGGAACTGCAGCATCGTGTGGCCCGAGCCTGCTGAAGTGTGGAAGACGTCCTTCATTGTGTACACGTGCACTGTTGGTTTcttctgccccctgctggtcatcTGCTTGTGCTACCTGCTGATTGTCATCAAG GTGCGAAGTGTTGGAAAGCGGGCGCAGGCCACATCCTCCCGACGCAGGAAGTCAGAGCGTAAAATCACAAGGATGGTAGTCGTAGTGGTGGCGGTGTTTGTCCTCTGTTGGCTACCGTTTTATGCTCTGAACATTGTCAACCTCCTGGTGGTACTGCCAGGCGACTTCAGGGGGCTCTACTTTTTTGTTGTCGTGCTCTCATATGCGAACAGCTGTGCCAACCCCATACTGTACGGATTTCTGTCCGACAACTTCAAGAGAGGCTTCAGGAAGGCGCTGTGCCGCAACTCACGCAGGGTGAAGAACAACGACAGGGCCGGCACTGAGGTACAGCGGCCCACGGAGGAGTGGGGTGGCGTGGTGCTTCAAACGCTTAGAAGCCAAGACGTCAGCAACGAGAACAGGGGAGACTGTGGTGGAAAGGACGCAGGGGAAGAAATGCGCGCAAGAGAGACGAAGGAAATATGCAAAAAGTCAGAAGACGGACGCCACAGTGAAGTGACAGAGAGCTCAAGGACACTGGCCGTGCAGCGGAATAAGTCGGAGCCTGAGGATCCTGGTCAGATTGCCCAACATGCAGAAATGACTGAGACAACGACCGCTACGGTCGGTAAAATTAGAAACAGCAGGTCAGAACCTGAAGACCTGCTGGACAAAAACTCTGTGCTTGAAATCAGTTACCTGTAA